Proteins encoded within one genomic window of Haematobia irritans isolate KBUSLIRL chromosome 5, ASM5000362v1, whole genome shotgun sequence:
- the LOC142238210 gene encoding putative ferric-chelate reductase 1 homolog isoform X1 yields MTHYKSNRILKTTTATYIVLLHLSSWMPQITTLPQGAPETVCDTMLPFHAQGIAPANTAPPFRIETSAATIGQGQTLRVDIVGVPNDLTYGGFMLQARSTSPPNQIVGQFNPSEDGLSKLMNCEYSVGNSVTHSSTTPKRQISLEWQSPVDFEGEIVFNSTVAQSYDTFWVGVPSAPVRVVKRAAAPVGPTTPRPSYTPNTRPTYVPEYVPPPAAATPDDPFYEGCGTSKNCFGNKDGCVASKSCDFVSAIKVRGNIYEFELKSKAKDAAYIALGLSEDNKMGNDLTIECVPQNGKVSMFSSLTSAPPKNYGANRADVSQNSARLIESSVINGVIYCKVERDPMVQVPDRTFDLINNKYYLLLAAGTGLKENSVGYHDIGRIPSDKAINLAELADLGGASKLLLRLHGCFMIAAWIGTTSLGIIFARYFKQTWVGSQLCGKDQWFAWHRICMVTTWSLTIAAFVIIFVEIGAWSSEQNPHAILGVITTALCFIQPIGALFRPAPNSKNRPYFNWAHWLGGNLAHLLAIVTIFFSVQLTKAELPEWMDWILVAYVAFHVIVHLIFSIFLCMQITGCSADRKQAKRGNDFPMGNMGGHHSMRNNMKTERKMDAPFSGFRKGLLAVYIVVIILFVIALLVIVALAPIEDAFKKLKEQLN; encoded by the exons ATGACTCATTACAAaagtaatagaattttaaaaacaacaacCGCCACCTATATTGTCTTATTGCATTTATCCTCATGGATGCCACAAATCACCACATTGCCTCAGGGTGCACCGGAAACGGTGTGTGACACAATGTTACCATTTCATGCTCAAGGTATAGCTCCAGCAAATACAGCGCCCCCATTTCGAATAGAGACTTCGGCAGCCACCATAGGTCAGGGACAAACGCTGCGCGTtgatattgtgggggtacccaaTGATTTAACATATGGTGGTTTTATGTTACAGGCCCGCAGTACAAGTCCACCAAACCAAATT GTAGGTCAATTTAATCCCTCTGAAGATGGTTTATCGAAATTGATGAACTGTGAATATTCGGTGGGTAACTCGGTTACACATTCCAGTACTACACCCAAAAGACAAATTAGTTTGGAGTGGCAATCTCCCGTGGATTTCGAAGgagaaattgttttcaa TTCTACAGTGGCTCAAAGCTATGATACTTTCTGGGTTGGTGTACCCTCAGCCCCTGTCCGTGTGGTGAAACGTGCTGCGGCTCCTGTTGGTCCCACTACACCCAGACCAAGTTACACACCCAATACTCGACCAACATATGTGCCTGAATATGTTCCACCACCTGCTGCTGCCACACCCGATGATCCCTTCTATGAAGGTTGTGGAACTAGTAAGAATTGTTTTGGCAACAAAGATGGTTGTGTTGCTAGTAAATCTTGTGATTTTGTATCGGCCATTAAAGTCAGGGGCAATATATacgaatttgaattgaaatcaaaagcaa AAGATGCTGCGTATATAGCTTTGGGTTTATCAGAAGACAATAAAATGGGTAACGATTTGACCATTGAATGTGTTCCACAAAATGGTAAAGTATCCATGTTTAGTTCATTGACTTCAGCGCCTCCCAAGAATTATGGCGCTAATCGTGCTGATGTG tCTCAAAATAGTGCTCGTTTAATTGAAAGTTCCGTAATTAATGGTGTTATCTACTGTAAAGTGGAACGTGATCCCATGGTTCAGGTGCCCGATAGAACCTTTGATTtgatcaataacaaatactattTACTTTTGGCTGCTGGTACAGGATTAAAAG aaaatagtGTTGGTTATCATGATATTGGTCGTATTCCATCCGACAAAGCTATTAACTTGGCTGAGTTAGCTGATTTGGGAGGCGCTTCTAAATTACTTTTAAGATTGCATGGATGTTTCATGATTGCTGCTTGGATAGGTACCACATCGTTGGGTATTATCTTTGCGCGCTACTTCAAACAAACCTGGGTTGGCAGTCAATTATGTGGCAAGGATCAATGGTTTGCG TGGCATCGCATTTGCATGGTAACCACCTGGTCTTTGACAATAGCTGCCTTTGTGATTATATTTGTGGAAATCGGAGCATGGTCCAGTGAACAAAATCCCCATGCTATTTTAGGTGTTATTACCACCGCATTGTGTTTCATACAACCTATTGGTGCTCTATTTAGACCAGCACCAAACTCTAAAAATCGTCCCTATTTCAATTGGGCTCATTGGCTGGGTGGCAATTTGGCCCATTTGTTGGCCA TTGTTACCATTTTCTTTTCGGTGCAATTAACTAAGGCTGAATTACCCGAATGGATGGACTGGATATTGGTGGCCTATGTGGCATTCCATGTTATTGTCCATTTAATATTCTCA ATTTTCTTGTGTATGCAGATTACAGGTTGTTCGGCGGATAGGAAACAGGCGAAACGTGGAAATGATTTTCCAATGGGTAACATGGGTGGTCACCATAGCATGCGTAACAATATGAAAACTGAACGTAAAATGGATGCACCG TTTTCCGGATTCCGTAAAGGTCTATTGGCCGTTTATATTGTGGTCATTATACTTTTCGTTATAGCTTTATTGGTGATTGTAGCTTTGGCTCCCATCGAAGATgcattcaaaaaattgaaagagcaACTGAATTGA
- the LOC142238210 gene encoding putative ferric-chelate reductase 1 homolog isoform X2, giving the protein MTHYKSNRILKTTTATYIVLLHLSSWMPQITTLPQGAPETVCDTMLPFHAQGIAPANTAPPFRIETSAATIGQGQTLRVDIVGVPNDLTYGGFMLQARSTSPPNQIVGQFNPSEDGLSKLMNCEYSVGNSVTHSSTTPKRQISLEWQSPVDFEGEIVFNSTVAQSYDTFWVGVPSAPVRVVKRAAAPVGPTTPRPSYTPNTRPTYVPEYVPPPAAATPDDPFYEGCGTSKNCFGNKDGCVASKSCDFVSAIKVRGNIYEFELKSKAKDAAYIALGLSEDNKMGNDLTIECVPQNGKVSMFSSLTSAPPKNYGANRADVSQNSARLIESSVINGVIYCKVERDPMVQVPDRTFDLINNKYYLLLAAGTGLKENSVGYHDIGRIPSDKAINLAELADLGGASKLLLRLHGCFMIAAWIGTTSLGIIFARYFKQTWVGSQLCGKDQWFAWHRICMVTTWSLTIAAFVIIFVEIGAWSSEQNPHAILGVITTALCFIQPIGALFRPAPNSKNRPYFNWAHWLGGNLAHLLAIVTIFFSVQLTKAELPEWMDWILVAYVAFHVIVHLIFSITGCSADRKQAKRGNDFPMGNMGGHHSMRNNMKTERKMDAPFSGFRKGLLAVYIVVIILFVIALLVIVALAPIEDAFKKLKEQLN; this is encoded by the exons ATGACTCATTACAAaagtaatagaattttaaaaacaacaacCGCCACCTATATTGTCTTATTGCATTTATCCTCATGGATGCCACAAATCACCACATTGCCTCAGGGTGCACCGGAAACGGTGTGTGACACAATGTTACCATTTCATGCTCAAGGTATAGCTCCAGCAAATACAGCGCCCCCATTTCGAATAGAGACTTCGGCAGCCACCATAGGTCAGGGACAAACGCTGCGCGTtgatattgtgggggtacccaaTGATTTAACATATGGTGGTTTTATGTTACAGGCCCGCAGTACAAGTCCACCAAACCAAATT GTAGGTCAATTTAATCCCTCTGAAGATGGTTTATCGAAATTGATGAACTGTGAATATTCGGTGGGTAACTCGGTTACACATTCCAGTACTACACCCAAAAGACAAATTAGTTTGGAGTGGCAATCTCCCGTGGATTTCGAAGgagaaattgttttcaa TTCTACAGTGGCTCAAAGCTATGATACTTTCTGGGTTGGTGTACCCTCAGCCCCTGTCCGTGTGGTGAAACGTGCTGCGGCTCCTGTTGGTCCCACTACACCCAGACCAAGTTACACACCCAATACTCGACCAACATATGTGCCTGAATATGTTCCACCACCTGCTGCTGCCACACCCGATGATCCCTTCTATGAAGGTTGTGGAACTAGTAAGAATTGTTTTGGCAACAAAGATGGTTGTGTTGCTAGTAAATCTTGTGATTTTGTATCGGCCATTAAAGTCAGGGGCAATATATacgaatttgaattgaaatcaaaagcaa AAGATGCTGCGTATATAGCTTTGGGTTTATCAGAAGACAATAAAATGGGTAACGATTTGACCATTGAATGTGTTCCACAAAATGGTAAAGTATCCATGTTTAGTTCATTGACTTCAGCGCCTCCCAAGAATTATGGCGCTAATCGTGCTGATGTG tCTCAAAATAGTGCTCGTTTAATTGAAAGTTCCGTAATTAATGGTGTTATCTACTGTAAAGTGGAACGTGATCCCATGGTTCAGGTGCCCGATAGAACCTTTGATTtgatcaataacaaatactattTACTTTTGGCTGCTGGTACAGGATTAAAAG aaaatagtGTTGGTTATCATGATATTGGTCGTATTCCATCCGACAAAGCTATTAACTTGGCTGAGTTAGCTGATTTGGGAGGCGCTTCTAAATTACTTTTAAGATTGCATGGATGTTTCATGATTGCTGCTTGGATAGGTACCACATCGTTGGGTATTATCTTTGCGCGCTACTTCAAACAAACCTGGGTTGGCAGTCAATTATGTGGCAAGGATCAATGGTTTGCG TGGCATCGCATTTGCATGGTAACCACCTGGTCTTTGACAATAGCTGCCTTTGTGATTATATTTGTGGAAATCGGAGCATGGTCCAGTGAACAAAATCCCCATGCTATTTTAGGTGTTATTACCACCGCATTGTGTTTCATACAACCTATTGGTGCTCTATTTAGACCAGCACCAAACTCTAAAAATCGTCCCTATTTCAATTGGGCTCATTGGCTGGGTGGCAATTTGGCCCATTTGTTGGCCA TTGTTACCATTTTCTTTTCGGTGCAATTAACTAAGGCTGAATTACCCGAATGGATGGACTGGATATTGGTGGCCTATGTGGCATTCCATGTTATTGTCCATTTAATATTCTCA ATTACAGGTTGTTCGGCGGATAGGAAACAGGCGAAACGTGGAAATGATTTTCCAATGGGTAACATGGGTGGTCACCATAGCATGCGTAACAATATGAAAACTGAACGTAAAATGGATGCACCG TTTTCCGGATTCCGTAAAGGTCTATTGGCCGTTTATATTGTGGTCATTATACTTTTCGTTATAGCTTTATTGGTGATTGTAGCTTTGGCTCCCATCGAAGATgcattcaaaaaattgaaagagcaACTGAATTGA